One Salvia splendens isolate huo1 chromosome 12, SspV2, whole genome shotgun sequence genomic window carries:
- the LOC121756802 gene encoding 3-isopropylmalate dehydratase large subunit, chloroplastic-like, giving the protein MSSSAVGPTSSFLADKKILGFSASCAQPSSFPCSPQLSTKRASNKIVSVMTPQQSERKPSATGALKTGMTMTEKILAIASEKSQLVPGENAWVNVDILMTHDVCGPGSIGIFKKEFGQNAKVWDREKVVIIPDHYIFTTDERANRNVDILRDFCNEQNIKYFYDIKDLGNFKANPDYKGVCHVALAQEGHCRPGEVLLGTDSHTCTAGAFGQFATGIGNTDAGFVLGTGKLLLKVPPTLRFVMDGEMPDYLLAKDLILQIIGEISVAGATYKAMEFVGSTVESLTMEERMTLCNMVVEAGGKNGVVPADSTTYKYLEGKTSLPFEPVFSDGGARFLKEYRFDISKLEPLVAKPHSPDNRALARECKDVKIDRVYIGSCTGGKTEDFMAAAKVFLASGKKVKVPTFLVPATQKVWMDVYSLPVPGSGGKTCSQIFEEAGCDIPASPSCGACLGGPRDTYARMNEAQVCVSTTNRNFPGRMGHKEGQIYLASPYTAAASALTGFVTDPREFI; this is encoded by the exons atgTCTTCATCTGCTGTAGGTCCGACCTCCTCTTTCCTTGCTGACAAG AAAATTTTGGGATTTTCAGCTTCCTGTGCCCAGCCTTCTTCATTTCCCTGTTCCCCGCAGCTTTCCACAAAAAGGGCTTCCAACAAAATAGTTTCCGTAATGACGCCTCAGCAATCTGAGCGCAAACCATCGGCGACGGGAGCG CTTAAGACTGGGATGACCATGACTGAGAAGATACTGGCGATAGCTTCAGAAAAATCCCAATTGGTTCCCGGTGAGAATGCATGGGTCAATGTGGATATTTTGATGACACATGATGTTTGTGGCCCTGGTTCCATTGGGATTTTCAAGAAGGAATTCGGCCAAAATGCAAag GTGTGGGACCGTGAAAAAGTAGTTATCATTCCTGATCATTATATCTTCACAACTGATGAACGAGCAAATCGCAATGTAGACATCTTGAGGGATTTCTGTAATGAACAAAATATTAAGTACTTCTACGATATTAAAGATCTCGGAAATTTCAAG GCTAATCCTGATTACAAAGGTGTCTGCCATGTGGCTCTTGCCCAAGAAGGCCATTGCCGGCCTGGAGAG GTCCTGCTGGGTACCGACTCTCACACGTGTACTGCTGGAGCATTTGGTCAGTTTGCTACTGGAATTGGAAACACCGATGCTGGTTTCGTGTTGGGCACTGGAAAGCTTTTGCTTaag GTGCCCCCAACTTTAAGATTTGTAATGGATGGTGAAATGCCCGACTATCTACTCGCAAAAGATTTAATTCTGCAA ATTATTGGTGAAATTTCAGTTGCTGGCGCGACATACAAAGCAATGGAATTTGTTGGTTCTACTGTTGAAAGTTTGACC ATGGAAGAAAGAATGACGCTGTGCAACATGGTAGTTGAAGCTGGGGGAAAGAATGGTGTCGTCCCTGCTGATAGTACCACTTACAAGTACCTTGAG GGCAAGACATCTTTGCCATTTGAACCAGTATTTAGCGATGGAGGAGCCAG GTTTCTCAAAGAGTACAGATTTGATATTTCAAAGCTCGAGCCTTTGGTCGCTAAG CCTCATTCTCCCGACAATCGTGCTTTAGCTCGAGAATGCAAAGATGTGAAAATTGACAGGGTATATATTGGATCTTGTACTGGTGGGAAAACAGAAGATTTCATGGCTGCTGCTAAAGTATTCCTTGCTTCG GGTAAAAAGGTCAAAGTCCCAACCTTCCTAGTTCCAGCTACGCAGAAG GTTTGGATGGATGTATATAGCCTTCCGGTCCCAGGATCGGGTGGGAAAACTTGCTCACAGATATTTGAGGAAGCTGGATGCGACATTCCTGCAAGCCCCAGTTGTGGTGCTTGTTTGGGAGGACCAAGAGACACATATGCACGCATGAATGAAGCTCAG GTCTGTGTTTCAACCACAAACAGGAATTTCCCCGGGCGTATGGGCCACAAAGAAGGACAGATATATCTAGCTTCTCCATACACGGCTGCTGCATCTGCATTGACTGGTTTCGTCACCGACCCACGAGAATTTATCTAG
- the LOC121759134 gene encoding nudix hydrolase 2-like isoform X1 produces the protein MDQENSEKGTEDAPVLPSCEDEHGGIIVELKDPMDPTEFALLLKTSLSQWKLQGKKGVWIKLPIKLVTLAEAAVKDGFVYHHAEPHYLMLVKWIHETPSTIPANATHRLRIGAIVLNDKRELLVVLEKHGRFKGTGIWKIPTGMVEEGEDIIVGATREVKEETGVDSEFIDVLAFRQMHKTFYQKSDLFFLCTLKPLSFEIQIQESEIDGAQWMPIAEYAAQPFAEQHYVFKYAADICLAKLEKGYTGFTPRPTTSFLSHNPSYLYVNELLTLPVSNEKKLRKL, from the exons ATGGACCAAGAGAATTCTGAAAAGGGAACGGAAGATGCCCCCGTGCTTCCTTCATGCGAAGACGAACACGGGGGTATCATAGTGGAGTTGAAGGATCCCATGGATCCCACTGAATTTGCTCTGCTTCTCAAAACTTCACTTTCACAGTGGAAACTGCAG GGGAAGAAGGGAGTCTGGATTAAATTACCAATTAAACTTGTGACTCTCGCTGAAGCTGCAGTCAAG GATGGATTTGTGTATCACCATGCTGAGCCTCACTATTTGATGCTTGTAAAATGGATTCATGAAACTCCTAGTACCATTCCAGCAAATGCAACACACCGGCTCCGCATTGGTGCTATTGTCTTGAATGACAAAAGAGAG TTGCTCGTTGTTCTGGAAAAGCATGGCAGATTTAAAGGCACCGGCATCTGGAAGATACCCACTGGAATGGTCGAGGAG GGAGAGGATATCATTGTAGGAGCAACAAGAGAAGTAAAAGAGGAAACCGGA GTTGATTCAGAATTCATCGATGTGCTAGCATTCAGGCAAATGCACAAGACCTTTTACCAGAAGTCAGACTTATTTTTTCTATGCACGCTGAAGCCTCTATCGTTTGAGATCCAAATACAAGAGTCTGAGATTGATGGAGCCCAG TGGATGCCCATTGCTGAATACGCAGCACAGCCCTTTGCGGAGCAGCACTATGTGTTCAAGTATGCTGCGGATATATGCCTAGCTAAACTCGAAAAGGGTTACACTGGCTTCACACCACGTCCTACTACATCATTCCTCAGTCATAATCCCAGCTATCTCTATGTAAACGAGCTTCTTACCCTCCCAGTGTCTAATGAAAAGAAGCTGCGGAAGCTATGA
- the LOC121759134 gene encoding nudix hydrolase 2-like isoform X2 — protein MDQENSEKGTEDAPVLPSCEDEHGGIIVELKDPMDPTEFALLLKTSLSQWKLQDGFVYHHAEPHYLMLVKWIHETPSTIPANATHRLRIGAIVLNDKRELLVVLEKHGRFKGTGIWKIPTGMVEEGEDIIVGATREVKEETGVDSEFIDVLAFRQMHKTFYQKSDLFFLCTLKPLSFEIQIQESEIDGAQWMPIAEYAAQPFAEQHYVFKYAADICLAKLEKGYTGFTPRPTTSFLSHNPSYLYVNELLTLPVSNEKKLRKL, from the exons ATGGACCAAGAGAATTCTGAAAAGGGAACGGAAGATGCCCCCGTGCTTCCTTCATGCGAAGACGAACACGGGGGTATCATAGTGGAGTTGAAGGATCCCATGGATCCCACTGAATTTGCTCTGCTTCTCAAAACTTCACTTTCACAGTGGAAACTGCAG GATGGATTTGTGTATCACCATGCTGAGCCTCACTATTTGATGCTTGTAAAATGGATTCATGAAACTCCTAGTACCATTCCAGCAAATGCAACACACCGGCTCCGCATTGGTGCTATTGTCTTGAATGACAAAAGAGAG TTGCTCGTTGTTCTGGAAAAGCATGGCAGATTTAAAGGCACCGGCATCTGGAAGATACCCACTGGAATGGTCGAGGAG GGAGAGGATATCATTGTAGGAGCAACAAGAGAAGTAAAAGAGGAAACCGGA GTTGATTCAGAATTCATCGATGTGCTAGCATTCAGGCAAATGCACAAGACCTTTTACCAGAAGTCAGACTTATTTTTTCTATGCACGCTGAAGCCTCTATCGTTTGAGATCCAAATACAAGAGTCTGAGATTGATGGAGCCCAG TGGATGCCCATTGCTGAATACGCAGCACAGCCCTTTGCGGAGCAGCACTATGTGTTCAAGTATGCTGCGGATATATGCCTAGCTAAACTCGAAAAGGGTTACACTGGCTTCACACCACGTCCTACTACATCATTCCTCAGTCATAATCCCAGCTATCTCTATGTAAACGAGCTTCTTACCCTCCCAGTGTCTAATGAAAAGAAGCTGCGGAAGCTATGA
- the LOC121759752 gene encoding fasciclin-like arabinogalactan protein 1, which yields MQLLLAVAAVLSLALLPSPTAAHNITRILEKDPDFSTFNHYLTVTQLAPEINRRETITVCAVDNAAMSDLLSKHLSLGAIKNVLSLHVLLDYFDAKKLHQITDGTALAATMFQATGSATGSAGFVNITDLKGGKVGFSPQDNGGDISATFVKSIDAIPYNISVIQISSILPSPEAEAPAPGPSQINITALMSKHGCKIFAETLLANPADQTFEDNVESGLTVFCPGDDAMKTFSPKFKNLTATGKQSLLEYHGIPVYQSIPGLKSSNGITNTLATDGASKFSFDVKNDGSDVTIFTKIVTAKIVNTLVDEQPLAIYQVNKVLMPEELFKGVLSPSPAPAPGPEADAESPKSSKKKHKSPPAPPEAPSDSPADAPDGDVADQSTNGAARFNGGGFVAVILSLGFAFLQL from the exons ATGCAGCTCCTCCTCGCCGTTGCGGCGGTCCTCTCCCTCGCCCTCCTCCCCTCCCCCACCGCCGCCCACAACATCACCCGCATTCTCGAGAAAGACCCCGACTTCTCCACCTTCAACCACTACCTCACCGTCACTCAGCTCGCCCCCGAGATCAACCGCCGCGAGACCATCACCGTCTGCGCCGTCGACAACGCCGCCATGTCCGACCTCCTCTCCAAGCACCTCTCCCTCGGCGCCATCAAAAACGTCCTCTCCCTCCACGTCCTCCTCGACTACTTCGACGCCAAGAAGCTCCACCAGATCACCGACGGCACCGCCCTCGCCGCCACCATGTTCCAGGCCACCGGATCCGCCACCGGATCCGCCGGCTTCGTCAACATCACCGACCTCAAGGGCGGCAAAGTCGGCTTCTCCCCACAAGACAACGGCGGCGACATCTCCGCCACTTTCGTCAAATCAATCGACGCAATTCCCTACAACATCTCTGTAATTCAGATCTCTTCGATTCTCCCCTCCCCCGAGGCCGAGGCCCCCGCCCCCGGCCCCAGCCAAATCAACATCACCGCGCTCATGTCGAAGCACGGCTGCAAAATCTTCGCCGAGACACTGCTCGCGAATCCAGCTGA TCAA ACATTCGAGGACAATGTGGAGAGCGGATTGACCGTCTTCTGCCCCGGCGACGACGCGATGAAGACATTTTCCCCCAAATTCAAAAACCTAACCGCCACGGGGAAGCAATCTCTCCTCGAATACCACGGCATCCCGGTCTACCAATCCATCCCCGGGCTGAAATCGAGCAACGGAATCACCAACACTCTCGCCACCGACGGCGCTAGCAAGTTCAGTTTCGATGTTAAAAACGACGGATCTGACGTCACGATTTTCACGAAGATCGTGACGGCGAAGATCGTCAACACGCTGGTGGATGAGCAGCCGCTGGCGATATACCAAGTGAATAAGGTTTTGATGCCGGAGGAGCTGTTTAAAGGAGTTTTGTCGCCTTCTCCGGCGCCGGCTCCGGGTCCAGAGGCCGATGCGGAGTCGCCGAAGTCGTCGAAGAAGAAGCATAAGTCGCCGCCTGCGCCGCCGGAAGCGCCGTCTGATTCTCCGGCGGATGCTCCGGATGGAGATGTGGCGGATCAGTCCACTAACGGTGCCGCTAGATTTAACGGCGGAGGATTCGTTGCAGTGATTTTGAGTCTCGGGTTTGCATTTCTTCAGCTGTAG